Genomic DNA from candidate division WOR-3 bacterium:
TACAATTGAAAAAGCAATTGATTCTCTCTCCTTCTGTGATAAAATAATAGTTGTTGATGGAGGTTCTAAAGATAATACGATTGATATAGTAAAGAGAAAAAATTGTTTGTTATTTGAAAGAAAATTTGATAATTTCAAAAATCAGAGAGAGTTTGCTCTTTCAAAAGTAAATTCTGATTGGGTAATTTTCCTTGATGCTGATGAAGTCCTTGAAGATATTCTTATAGAAGAAATTAAAAGAGAAATAAAAAAAAATGAAGTTGATGGATTATTTTTGAATAGAATTTCTTATTTTCTTGGAAAATTAATATATCATGGAGGATGGTATCCTGATTTTTCTTTAAGGGTTTTTAAAAAAGGAAAAGCAAGAATTTCT
This window encodes:
- a CDS encoding glycosyltransferase family 2 protein gives rise to the protein MFNITGVIISLDAENTIEKAIDSLSFCDKIIVVDGGSKDNTIDIVKRKNCLLFERKFDNFKNQREFALSKVNSDWVIFLDADEVLEDILIEEIKREIKKNEVDGLFLNRISYFLGKLIYHGGWYPDFSLRVFKKGKARISDNIVHEKVLIYGKTKRIKKGRIIHYTDPDLFHYLKKLNLYTELSARELFEKGKRVSIFDLTLRPFYFFVRMYFLKLGFLDGFQGFILAVCSAFHTFIKYAKLWNLRNKLR